In one Diabrotica virgifera virgifera chromosome 5, PGI_DIABVI_V3a genomic region, the following are encoded:
- the LOC126885580 gene encoding uncharacterized protein LOC126885580 produces MRELARILIELKKINLEIKSLFDALQPKYFDNIVQATQIASGYKSSNASFDASSYAMNIVNSFKQCCDIAINFVIKKKTNYESITAAEAEAQLRTMLHLFTTNWRYEIFSQAANNLNLKRWNKITIVPLANDLKIMKDFLIDLSKKAAAELQVNNNKVSAYNTLLETSYCQVFLLNRRRPGELQRMKLDTYLSCTNDKSTYEEFSLITSPSEQILLKTFKRVVIREKRHRGVPVLFSKDVQSNINLLIRVRPNIVPEENIFLFGKPNSRNEISGYKILRKYARLSGAKNPDAISSTSTRLRKHLATISQLFNMTEADIEQLALFMGHTVGVHRGSYMLPDDVYQTAKLAKLLLVMENGSGESFKGKSPDDIQLNVDENIMTETNEPEDKEYENFLEDVVVVEAEKSKPQNVKNAIVKSTTKKWKLVRWTEDQKVFAKRFFAKNIKKRKASNRRECEDLIDKYPDIFRNKSWLKIKVFMKK; encoded by the coding sequence ATGAGGGAGTTAGCCAGGATACTtattgaacttaaaaaaataaatcttgaAATAAAATCATTGTTTGATGCATTACAGCCTAaatattttgataatattgttcAGGCAACACAAATTGCCTCAGGATATAAATCTTCAAATGCCAGCTTTGATGCTTCTTCCTATGCTATGAATATAGTAAATTCTTTTAAACAATGCTGTGACATTGCCATTAACtttgttattaagaaaaaaacaaactaCGAATCCATTACAGCCGCGGAAGCGGAAGCGCAGCTTAGAACAATGCTCCACTTATTCACTACGAATTGGAGATATGAAATATTCAGTCAAGCAGCCAACAATTTAAATCTAAAGAGGTGGAACAAGATTACAATTGTCCCTTTAGCAAATGATCTCAAAATCATGAAAGATTTTTTGATAGACTTGTCTAAAAAAGCAGCGGCTGAACTTCAAGTTAATAACAACAAAGTATCCGCATACAATACCCTACTCGAAACATCATATTGCCAAGTTTTTCTACTGAACCGAAGACGCCCAGGAGAACTTCAAAGAATGAAGTTGGATACATATTTGAGTTGTACTAATGATAAAAGTACATATGAAGAATTTTCGCTCATTACCAGCCCATCTGAACAAATTTTACTCAAAACTTTCAAGAGAGTTGTGATACGAGAAAAAAGACATAGGGGTGTACCTGTGTTATTCAGTAAAGACGTACAATCTAATATTAATTTATTGATAAGAGTAAGACCAAATATCGTTcctgaagaaaatatttttttgtttggaaaaccAAATTCTAGAAATGAGATAAGTGGATATAAAATCTTAAGAAAATATGCCAGATTATCAGGAGCCAAAAATCCTGACGCTATTTCATCAACATCAACTAGACTAAGGAAACACTTGGCTACAATAAGTCAATTATTTAATATGACGGAAGCCGATATTGAACAACTTGCATTATTCATGGGTCATACAGTAGGTGTCCACAGAGGATCCTATATGTTACCAGATGATGTTTACCAAACTGCCAAGTTAGCAAAACTTTTATTGGTTATGGAAAATGGAAGTGGTGAGTCATTTAAAGGCAAAAGCCCTGACGATATTCAACTAAATGTGGATGAAAATATAATGACTGAAACAAACGAACCAGAAGACAAGGAATACGAAAATTTTCTAGAAGATGTAGTGGTAGTAGAAGCTGAGAAATCGAAACCACAAAATGTTAAAAATGCCATTGTCAAGTCAACCACTAAAAAATGGAAGTTAGTCCGATGGACCGAGGAtcaaaaagtttttgctaaaagaTTTTTTGCAAAGAATATCAAAAAAAGAAAAGCTTCAAACAGGAGAGAATGTGAAGATTTAATTGACAAATATCCAGACATTTTCAGAAATAAAAGTTGgttaaaaattaaagtttttatgaaaaaataa